Proteins encoded in a region of the Isosphaeraceae bacterium EP7 genome:
- a CDS encoding HNH endonuclease encodes MSLGAFQPLDSSVLVLNKFFMAVHVISARRAFRLLVKELAEVVTVDDGQYQSFDFPSWREVSEARAAFRKPEDDYVRTVQFEIQVPRVIRLLAYDRLPRRKVKFNRRNIFARDGNRCQYCGKRFSTAQLSLDHIVPRSQGGGASWLNLVCACLKCNVRKGCRTPTEASMRLIREPVEPRTSPALRLKLANRRYLSWKSFLDDAYWTVELA; translated from the coding sequence ATGAGTCTCGGAGCTTTCCAGCCGCTCGACTCCAGCGTCCTGGTCCTCAACAAATTCTTCATGGCCGTCCACGTCATCTCGGCGCGACGGGCCTTCCGGCTGCTCGTCAAGGAGCTGGCCGAGGTTGTCACCGTCGACGACGGCCAGTATCAGTCGTTCGACTTCCCGTCCTGGCGCGAAGTGTCCGAGGCGAGGGCCGCCTTCCGCAAGCCGGAAGACGACTACGTCCGCACCGTCCAGTTCGAGATCCAGGTCCCCCGCGTCATCCGCCTGCTGGCCTATGACCGGCTCCCGCGCCGCAAGGTCAAATTCAACCGCCGCAACATCTTCGCCCGCGACGGCAATCGCTGCCAGTATTGCGGCAAGCGGTTCTCCACCGCCCAGCTCAGCCTCGATCACATCGTCCCGCGCAGCCAGGGGGGCGGGGCGAGCTGGCTGAATCTCGTCTGCGCCTGCCTCAAGTGCAACGTGCGCAAGGGGTGCCGCACGCCGACGGAGGCCTCGATGCGCCTGATCCGCGAGCCGGTCGAGCCCAGGACCAGCCCCGCGCTCCGCCTCAAGCTGGCCAACCGGCGTTACCTCAGCTGGAAGAGCTTCCTGGACGATGCCTACTGGACGGTCGAGCTGGCTTAG
- a CDS encoding peptidylprolyl isomerase: protein MHQGRPMTITLFGLAAATGLALMFAAGSAEAADAKTIVVFDTSAGPIEIEVDGEKAPISAANFLKYVDSGFYDNLIFHRVIPGFMVQGGGMDDAMKEKSKGQAAPIKNESGNGLKNSRGALAMARTNDPDSATNQFFINLVDNDFLDKARYAVFGKVISGMDTVDAIAKQPTATKGFHENVPTKPIYIKSAKRKAS, encoded by the coding sequence ATGCATCAGGGACGTCCGATGACCATCACCCTCTTCGGCCTTGCCGCCGCGACCGGCCTCGCCTTGATGTTCGCGGCCGGGTCCGCCGAGGCCGCCGACGCCAAGACGATCGTCGTCTTCGACACCAGCGCCGGCCCGATCGAGATCGAGGTCGACGGCGAGAAGGCCCCGATCAGCGCCGCCAACTTCCTCAAGTACGTCGACTCGGGCTTCTACGACAACCTGATCTTCCACCGCGTGATCCCCGGATTCATGGTCCAGGGCGGCGGCATGGACGACGCCATGAAAGAGAAGTCCAAAGGTCAGGCGGCCCCGATCAAGAACGAGAGCGGCAACGGCCTGAAGAACTCGCGCGGCGCGCTGGCCATGGCCCGGACGAACGACCCGGATTCGGCCACCAACCAGTTCTTCATCAACCTCGTCGACAACGACTTCCTCGACAAGGCCCGGTACGCGGTCTTCGGCAAGGTCATCTCGGGGATGGACACCGTCGACGCGATCGCCAAGCAGCCGACCGCCACCAAGGGGTTCCACGAGAACGTGCCGACGAAGCCGATTTACATCAAGTCGGCCAAGCGGAAGGCCAGCTGA
- a CDS encoding NfeD family protein, whose protein sequence is MIRTVLKRLFPALLFTPVVLGFAVAARAQDGPPRAENPDKNGPVEPAEVVPGQFFPIIEPIDGDLIERTAIAARQVIDRARTEESRPVLVFEIRPGTAQPGKASFGTAWDLANVLSTRLAGARTTVAYIPEPLTGYAVLAALACDEIVMAPGASLGPITPEGEVVDQAAVEPLKILARRKGREPDLLLGMLDKEADLRAVRADNKQVHYVLAQNLAEFKASHVVLDDQPAWEGGRRGVLSAERARDEGFVKLLAENPSDVANAYRLAGQASGADPTLGQVIRPVWIEIEGTLDSVKESYLRRRIEQARQEKANLIFFAMDSDGGIDKSADNIADLIVNTKDMKTVAFVDGKAMGVAILVALACDDVVFLKGARMGDVRRLITGRRGQSEPLSDLQISSLASRAETLARQNGHPSAVARAMVDPESIVLRAKDHKTGAVVYVLRTQVEAEPARYTVDETIKDAGDVLTVTGEDAASFGLGQVVNDREDFKGLYGLRGKTIKVDGPTWVDGLVTTLNDPFVSWIVLFVGLFMLVLELKLPGIGLPAITSALAFMLFFWSRYLSGTADQLEIMLFVIGMACLAMELFVFPGFGVFGMSGILLILVSIVMASHTFIWPTQEYEYRQLGQTLLQMTLVLGTVGGGAVALGRYFPSMPIFNRLILKPEPWDAPSDPTVKPSADGMLDSLTFLIGETGRTTSVLRPSGKARFGELLVDVSADGFYIERDRLVEVVEVQGSRVIVKAMGS, encoded by the coding sequence ATGATTCGCACCGTCCTCAAGCGACTCTTCCCGGCCCTCCTCTTCACGCCGGTCGTCCTGGGCTTCGCCGTCGCGGCTCGCGCCCAGGACGGGCCCCCTCGGGCCGAGAATCCCGACAAAAACGGCCCGGTCGAGCCGGCCGAGGTCGTCCCCGGACAGTTCTTCCCGATCATCGAGCCCATCGACGGCGACCTGATCGAACGCACCGCCATCGCGGCACGCCAGGTCATCGACCGAGCCCGCACCGAAGAGTCCAGGCCCGTCCTCGTCTTCGAGATCAGGCCCGGCACCGCACAGCCCGGCAAGGCCAGCTTCGGCACCGCCTGGGACCTGGCCAACGTCCTCTCCACCCGGCTCGCCGGCGCGCGGACCACCGTCGCTTACATTCCCGAGCCCCTCACCGGCTACGCCGTGCTGGCGGCACTCGCTTGCGACGAGATCGTGATGGCCCCCGGCGCCTCGCTCGGCCCGATCACCCCCGAGGGCGAGGTGGTTGACCAGGCCGCCGTCGAGCCCCTGAAGATCCTCGCACGCCGCAAGGGGCGCGAGCCCGACTTGCTGCTGGGCATGCTCGACAAGGAGGCCGACCTGCGGGCCGTCCGCGCCGACAACAAGCAGGTCCACTACGTCCTGGCCCAGAACCTCGCCGAGTTCAAGGCCTCGCACGTCGTCCTCGACGACCAGCCCGCCTGGGAGGGGGGCCGTCGCGGCGTGCTCTCCGCCGAGCGGGCACGCGACGAGGGGTTCGTCAAGCTGCTCGCCGAGAACCCCTCCGACGTCGCCAACGCCTATCGACTGGCCGGCCAGGCCTCGGGTGCCGACCCCACGCTCGGCCAGGTCATCCGGCCCGTCTGGATTGAGATCGAGGGGACGCTCGACAGCGTCAAGGAGTCGTACCTCCGCAGACGCATTGAGCAGGCAAGGCAGGAGAAGGCCAACCTCATCTTCTTCGCGATGGATAGCGACGGCGGGATCGACAAGTCGGCCGATAACATCGCCGACCTCATCGTCAACACCAAGGACATGAAGACGGTCGCCTTCGTCGACGGCAAGGCGATGGGCGTCGCGATCCTGGTCGCCCTGGCCTGCGACGATGTCGTGTTCCTTAAAGGAGCCCGGATGGGCGACGTCAGGCGCCTGATCACGGGCCGTCGAGGGCAATCCGAACCCCTCTCCGACCTGCAAATCAGCAGCCTGGCCAGCCGCGCCGAGACCCTGGCCAGGCAGAACGGCCACCCCTCCGCCGTCGCCCGCGCGATGGTCGACCCCGAGAGCATCGTCCTCCGCGCCAAGGACCACAAGACCGGCGCGGTCGTCTACGTCCTCCGCACCCAGGTCGAGGCCGAGCCCGCGCGATACACCGTCGACGAGACGATCAAGGACGCCGGCGATGTCCTGACCGTCACCGGAGAGGACGCCGCCTCGTTCGGTCTGGGGCAGGTCGTCAACGATCGTGAGGACTTCAAGGGGCTCTACGGCCTGAGAGGCAAGACGATCAAGGTCGACGGCCCCACCTGGGTCGACGGCCTGGTGACGACCCTGAATGACCCATTCGTGAGCTGGATCGTCCTGTTCGTCGGGCTCTTCATGCTGGTCCTGGAGCTGAAGCTGCCGGGAATCGGCCTGCCCGCGATCACGTCGGCGCTGGCCTTCATGCTCTTCTTCTGGAGCCGATACCTCAGCGGCACGGCCGACCAGCTCGAGATCATGCTGTTCGTCATCGGCATGGCCTGCCTGGCGATGGAGCTGTTCGTCTTTCCCGGGTTCGGCGTCTTCGGGATGAGCGGGATCCTCCTGATCCTGGTCAGCATCGTGATGGCCAGCCACACGTTCATCTGGCCGACGCAGGAGTATGAGTATCGCCAGCTCGGCCAGACGCTCCTCCAGATGACCCTGGTGCTCGGCACGGTTGGCGGCGGCGCGGTGGCCCTGGGCCGTTACTTCCCGTCGATGCCCATCTTCAACCGGCTCATCCTGAAGCCCGAGCCGTGGGACGCGCCGTCGGACCCGACGGTGAAGCCCTCGGCCGACGGGATGCTCGACTCGCTGACCTTCCTGATCGGCGAGACCGGCCGCACGACCTCGGTGCTGCGGCCCAGCGGCAAGGCCAGGTTCGGCGAGCTTCTGGTCGACGTCTCGGCCGACGGCTTCTATATCGAGCGCGATCGGCTCGTCGAGGTGGTCGAGGTTCAGGGCTCCCGCGTCATCGTCAAGGCAATGGGGAGCTGA
- a CDS encoding 4Fe-4S binding protein gives MAHVVAEPCFDCKYTDCVVVCPVDCFYEGAQILYIHPEECIDCEACVPECPVEAIFHEDNLPDDWKDFTALNAEEAPKCPCITERKDALEGESCTKAAK, from the coding sequence GTGGCTCACGTTGTCGCCGAGCCCTGTTTTGACTGCAAGTACACCGACTGCGTCGTCGTCTGTCCGGTGGACTGTTTCTACGAAGGCGCGCAGATCCTCTACATCCACCCCGAAGAGTGCATCGACTGCGAGGCCTGCGTGCCCGAGTGCCCGGTCGAGGCCATCTTCCACGAAGATAACCTGCCCGACGACTGGAAGGACTTCACGGCCCTGAACGCCGAAGAAGCCCCCAAGTGCCCCTGCATCACCGAGCGCAAGGACGCCCTCGAAGGCGAGTCCTGCACCAAGGCCGCGAAGTAA
- a CDS encoding alpha/beta hydrolase, with translation MSSNASPPDADEGARPACPAPADFRAEIAAYDAQAEVGQWQGPRHRMTYRVLGAGPPLILLPGIASTYRGYALTLNRLAARFRTIVLDYPGDNPDDTAQLASITHENLVDDVFDLIEHLRIGRVFLVGTSFGSTVTLGALLREPRRFPKAVLQGAFAHRQFSFAEKLALAVGRRVPGTIDRLPLRRTILEHNSKNQFPRVIADRWPIYLEQNGLTPIAGIAHRTSLLTRLDLRPKLAQIPVEILLLHGNEDRIVRQSEFDLLRTQLPGATGVLMPLIGHQPHFTHAEVFAQAIEGYLLPCAPEGCPSERNEPAR, from the coding sequence GTGTCATCGAACGCGAGCCCCCCGGACGCCGACGAAGGCGCCCGCCCTGCCTGCCCCGCCCCGGCCGATTTCCGTGCCGAGATCGCCGCTTACGACGCCCAGGCCGAGGTGGGCCAATGGCAAGGCCCGCGGCACCGGATGACTTACCGGGTTCTGGGCGCCGGCCCCCCCTTGATCTTGCTGCCGGGCATCGCCTCGACGTATCGAGGCTACGCCCTGACCCTCAACCGGCTGGCCGCGCGATTCAGGACGATCGTCCTCGACTACCCCGGCGACAACCCCGACGACACCGCCCAACTGGCCTCGATCACCCATGAGAATCTGGTCGACGACGTCTTCGACCTGATCGAGCACCTGCGGATCGGCCGTGTGTTCCTGGTCGGCACCTCCTTCGGCAGCACGGTGACGCTCGGTGCCCTGCTCCGAGAGCCTCGACGGTTCCCCAAGGCGGTGCTGCAAGGCGCGTTCGCCCACCGTCAATTCTCGTTCGCCGAGAAGCTGGCCCTGGCGGTCGGCCGGCGTGTGCCGGGGACGATCGACCGACTGCCGTTGCGACGAACCATCCTCGAGCACAACTCGAAGAACCAGTTCCCCCGGGTGATCGCCGACCGCTGGCCGATTTACCTGGAGCAGAACGGCCTGACGCCGATCGCCGGGATTGCCCATCGGACGTCGCTCCTGACGCGTCTTGACCTGCGGCCGAAGCTGGCCCAGATCCCGGTCGAGATCCTGCTGCTGCACGGGAATGAGGACCGGATCGTTCGCCAGTCGGAGTTCGATCTGCTGCGGACCCAACTGCCCGGGGCGACGGGGGTCCTGATGCCGTTGATCGGGCACCAGCCTCATTTTACGCACGCGGAGGTCTTCGCGCAGGCGATCGAAGGCTACTTGCTGCCATGCGCCCCCGAGGGGTGCCCGAGTGAGCGTAACGAACCGGCCCGTTGA
- a CDS encoding DUF1559 domain-containing protein: protein MRRQPLSKRGRVGFTLIELLVVIAIIGVLVALILPAVQQAREAANRAKCINNLKQLALAAQQYHDSFNYFPAGWICFESDPNNPVCAPNIALPTQWGGLPGLLTHMEQGNLFDEMNFQVPPTYLDAKGVVQPEWSNSTSLRRTLDLFVCPSNRKAAATATTSGTASTISKFGPSDYRFNMAAGTLPDCVESPPTTLCGIYDNGTNYMNSKTGLADITDGTSNTIMFGESLVGTWSQGFDCCVRTTMDRTLNKPIRIAGVNYYTYWMSKHPGLVNFAFCDGSVSQVTNQINKLVLVKMMTRNGGESISSDERR from the coding sequence ATGCGTCGCCAGCCTCTCTCCAAGCGCGGACGTGTCGGTTTCACTCTCATCGAGCTGCTGGTGGTCATCGCGATCATCGGCGTGCTCGTCGCCCTGATCCTGCCGGCGGTGCAGCAGGCGCGCGAGGCGGCCAATCGGGCCAAGTGCATCAACAACCTGAAGCAGCTCGCCCTCGCCGCTCAGCAATATCACGACTCGTTCAACTACTTCCCCGCGGGATGGATCTGCTTCGAGTCCGATCCGAACAACCCGGTCTGCGCCCCGAATATCGCACTGCCGACCCAGTGGGGGGGCCTGCCCGGCCTGCTCACCCACATGGAGCAGGGCAATCTCTTCGATGAGATGAATTTCCAGGTCCCGCCGACCTACCTCGACGCCAAGGGTGTGGTTCAGCCGGAATGGTCGAACTCGACGAGCCTCAGGCGGACGCTCGACCTGTTCGTCTGCCCCTCGAACCGCAAGGCGGCGGCCACCGCCACCACGTCCGGGACCGCGAGCACCATCAGTAAGTTCGGGCCGTCCGACTACCGATTCAACATGGCCGCAGGCACTCTCCCCGACTGCGTGGAAAGCCCGCCGACGACCCTCTGCGGGATCTATGACAACGGCACCAACTACATGAACTCGAAGACCGGGCTTGCCGACATCACCGACGGCACGTCGAACACGATCATGTTCGGCGAGTCGCTCGTCGGCACCTGGTCGCAGGGGTTCGACTGCTGCGTCCGGACCACGATGGATCGGACGCTCAACAAGCCGATCCGTATCGCCGGGGTCAATTATTACACTTACTGGATGAGCAAGCACCCGGGCCTGGTCAACTTCGCCTTCTGCGACGGCAGCGTCAGCCAGGTGACCAACCAGATCAACAAGCTCGTCCTCGTGAAGATGATGACCCGCAATGGCGGCGAGTCGATCTCCAGCGACGAACGTCGCTGA
- a CDS encoding outer-membrane lipoprotein carrier protein LolA codes for MRRIVWTLFSLTALTTMGVRAAGQTAAPAPRNAPQAQARPKAATQGTPAKPQEARIPKPAVPPLSPAEIAARQKKMDDLLVRWEASSKKVTQLDVHMTRIDRSENWPAEWYDGRAILKAPHFAMIDFRAIEIDPATKKPVKGPDGKAKSKAHQKVICDGSNVWEYKDETKQIFIFPLGKEQKEKALLEGPLPFLFNMRAAEATKRYKMTWKEEKNDATIIEIVPRLDIDRDSFSRALVRLNNTTLMPDAMILYDPNGNDWQEYSLDDVRPNAKINDDNFKGVMLAGWKVEKNSPTKPGAATPATAPASADPASRQPSARRAPANPPKTR; via the coding sequence ATGCGACGGATCGTCTGGACGTTGTTCTCGCTGACCGCACTGACGACGATGGGAGTGCGCGCGGCGGGGCAGACGGCCGCGCCGGCGCCCAGGAACGCGCCGCAGGCCCAGGCCCGGCCCAAGGCCGCGACTCAAGGTACCCCGGCCAAGCCCCAGGAAGCCAGGATCCCCAAGCCCGCGGTCCCGCCGCTCTCGCCGGCCGAGATCGCAGCCCGCCAGAAGAAGATGGACGACCTGCTCGTCCGCTGGGAAGCGTCGAGCAAGAAGGTCACCCAGCTCGACGTCCACATGACCCGGATCGACAGATCGGAGAACTGGCCCGCCGAATGGTACGACGGCCGGGCCATCCTCAAGGCTCCCCACTTCGCCATGATCGATTTCCGCGCCATCGAGATCGATCCCGCGACGAAGAAGCCGGTCAAGGGGCCCGACGGCAAGGCCAAGAGCAAGGCCCACCAGAAGGTGATCTGCGACGGCTCGAACGTCTGGGAATACAAAGACGAGACCAAGCAGATCTTCATCTTCCCGCTGGGCAAGGAGCAGAAGGAGAAGGCCCTCCTCGAAGGTCCGCTCCCCTTCCTCTTTAACATGCGGGCCGCCGAGGCGACCAAGCGGTACAAGATGACCTGGAAGGAAGAGAAGAACGACGCCACGATCATCGAGATCGTCCCACGCCTGGACATCGACCGCGACTCGTTCAGCAGGGCCTTGGTCCGGCTGAACAACACGACGCTGATGCCCGACGCCATGATCCTGTATGACCCCAACGGCAACGACTGGCAGGAATACAGCCTCGACGACGTCCGGCCCAACGCCAAGATCAACGACGACAATTTCAAGGGCGTGATGCTCGCCGGCTGGAAGGTCGAGAAGAACTCGCCGACCAAGCCCGGAGCTGCCACGCCGGCGACGGCCCCGGCAAGCGCCGACCCCGCGTCCCGTCAGCCCTCGGCCCGTCGCGCCCCGGCCAACCCGCCCAAGACACGCTGA
- the cbiE gene encoding precorrin-6y C5,15-methyltransferase (decarboxylating) subunit CbiE, with protein sequence MAESRAKLVILGIGDDGLSGLTEAARAVLSGADVILGATTTLGLIGPTKAKLVELDPDMPRAVRQVRDALEFDHPVLVSGGDPLFYGVARYITERLGKDQFQVVPHVSSMQLAFARVKETWEDAYLTSLADRPLAAVLDRIRTAEKVGLFSSDENTPKRLAKALLERGIDYFRAYVCENLGSADERVTQAELDELVDLDFNPLNVLILVRKPNRPDQASRSGKFRIFGNPDDAFVQSQPKSGLITQAEVRSIALAQLDIRPSSVVWDVGAGSGSVAIEAAQLADQGVVYAIEPDPADAALISANAEAFGVTNVRPIVDRAPEALVGLPDPDAIFIGGTGRQVDAVLNAAYARLSMGGRMAVNVATIDGLLTAYQTLKSLAGEVKLWNVAVSRGIEQFERVRFEPVMPSFLLAVVKKPEGAD encoded by the coding sequence GTGGCCGAGTCTCGGGCGAAGCTGGTCATCTTGGGGATCGGGGACGACGGCCTTTCTGGCCTGACCGAGGCGGCTCGCGCTGTGCTCTCGGGGGCCGACGTGATCCTGGGCGCGACGACCACGCTGGGCTTGATCGGGCCGACGAAGGCCAAGCTCGTCGAACTGGACCCCGACATGCCCCGTGCCGTTCGCCAGGTGCGCGATGCCCTGGAGTTCGACCACCCCGTGCTCGTCAGCGGCGGCGATCCCCTCTTCTACGGGGTCGCCCGTTACATCACCGAGCGCCTGGGCAAGGACCAGTTCCAGGTCGTGCCGCACGTCAGCAGCATGCAGCTCGCCTTCGCCCGCGTGAAGGAAACCTGGGAAGACGCCTACCTCACCAGCCTGGCCGATCGCCCGCTAGCCGCGGTGCTCGACCGGATCAGGACCGCCGAGAAGGTGGGCCTCTTCTCCAGCGACGAGAACACGCCGAAGCGGCTGGCGAAGGCGCTTCTGGAGCGTGGGATCGACTACTTCCGGGCCTACGTCTGCGAGAACCTGGGCTCGGCCGACGAGCGGGTTACGCAGGCCGAGCTGGACGAGCTGGTCGACCTGGACTTCAACCCCCTGAACGTGCTGATCCTGGTCCGGAAGCCGAATCGGCCCGACCAGGCGAGCCGATCGGGTAAATTCAGGATCTTCGGCAACCCCGACGACGCATTCGTGCAGAGCCAGCCCAAGAGCGGTCTGATCACCCAGGCCGAGGTCCGCTCGATCGCCCTGGCGCAGCTCGACATCCGGCCTTCGAGCGTGGTCTGGGACGTGGGGGCGGGCTCCGGCTCGGTGGCGATCGAGGCGGCCCAGCTCGCCGATCAGGGAGTGGTCTACGCGATCGAGCCCGACCCGGCCGACGCCGCCCTGATCTCGGCCAATGCCGAGGCGTTCGGCGTCACCAACGTCCGGCCCATCGTCGACCGCGCTCCCGAGGCCCTGGTGGGCCTGCCCGATCCCGACGCCATCTTCATCGGCGGCACCGGCCGGCAGGTCGACGCCGTGCTGAACGCGGCCTACGCAAGGCTCTCGATGGGCGGGCGGATGGCCGTGAATGTCGCCACGATCGACGGGCTCCTGACGGCCTACCAGACCTTGAAGTCGCTGGCCGGCGAGGTCAAGCTCTGGAACGTGGCGGTGAGCCGCGGGATCGAGCAATTCGAGCGCGTCCGATTCGAGCCGGTGATGCCGTCGTTCCTGCTGGCGGTCGTCAAGAAGCCCGAAGGTGCCGACTGA
- a CDS encoding 3-isopropylmalate dehydrogenase, protein MATIGVIAGDGVGPEVVREGLAVLADVAGLDGQAPELVQFDLGGERYLKTGEVLPDSVLNDLKRCDALFLGAVGHPGVAPGVLEKGILLRIRFAFHQYINLRPVRLYPGVETPIKNKGPEQIDMVVVRENNEDLYVGAGGFTYKGTPEEVAIQTSINTRAGVERCIRYSFELARGRAKARTFAGLSQADRDKGHKGQVTMVAKTNVLTFAHDLWMRTFDEVAAEYPDIKADYNHVDACCMRMVVSPERYDVIATTNMFGDIITDLGAVLQGGMGLAASGNLNPDRKFPSMFEPVHGSAPDIAGKNIANPLAAMFSLAMLLDHLDAPKGAAAIRKAVTAVLAAGTPRTPDLGGKATTTEVGAAVREALARHSA, encoded by the coding sequence TTGGCCACGATCGGAGTCATCGCGGGAGACGGGGTCGGCCCCGAAGTGGTGCGTGAAGGACTGGCCGTGCTGGCGGACGTCGCCGGGCTCGACGGCCAGGCGCCCGAGCTGGTCCAGTTCGACCTGGGCGGCGAGCGCTATCTCAAGACCGGCGAGGTCCTGCCGGACTCGGTCCTCAATGATCTGAAGCGTTGCGACGCCCTGTTCCTGGGCGCCGTCGGCCACCCGGGCGTGGCACCCGGCGTGCTGGAGAAGGGCATCCTGCTCCGCATCCGGTTCGCCTTCCACCAGTACATCAATCTGCGTCCCGTCCGACTCTACCCGGGCGTCGAGACCCCCATCAAGAACAAGGGGCCCGAGCAGATCGACATGGTGGTGGTCCGCGAGAACAACGAGGACCTCTACGTCGGCGCCGGCGGGTTCACCTATAAAGGGACGCCCGAGGAGGTCGCCATCCAGACCTCCATCAACACCAGGGCCGGCGTCGAGCGCTGCATCCGCTACTCGTTCGAGCTGGCCCGCGGCCGCGCCAAGGCCCGGACCTTCGCCGGGCTCAGCCAGGCCGACCGCGACAAGGGGCACAAGGGGCAGGTCACCATGGTCGCCAAGACCAACGTACTGACCTTCGCCCACGACCTCTGGATGCGCACCTTCGACGAGGTGGCCGCCGAGTACCCCGACATCAAGGCCGACTACAACCACGTCGACGCCTGCTGCATGCGGATGGTCGTCAGCCCCGAGCGGTACGACGTCATCGCCACCACCAACATGTTCGGCGACATCATCACCGACCTGGGCGCGGTGCTCCAGGGCGGGATGGGCCTGGCCGCGTCGGGCAACCTCAACCCCGATCGCAAATTCCCCAGCATGTTCGAGCCGGTCCACGGCTCGGCCCCCGATATCGCCGGCAAGAACATCGCCAACCCCCTGGCGGCCATGTTCTCACTGGCCATGCTGCTGGACCATCTGGACGCACCCAAGGGGGCCGCCGCCATCCGCAAGGCCGTCACCGCGGTCCTCGCCGCAGGCACCCCGCGCACGCCCGACCTGGGCGGCAAGGCCACGACCACCGAGGTCGGTGCCGCCGTCCGCGAAGCCCTCGCACGCCATTCCGCCTGA
- the amrB gene encoding AmmeMemoRadiSam system protein B, producing the protein MPPLDRPKLRPLSGRRLDHDGRSFVALEDPLGLFAQPMLVPWDAWIRVVQHFDGTRTLAAIQALALRETGHFIDLADLESLTEQLDQALVLDGPTFQAFRRDYAESRVRPPAFAGRSYASTQRSLQAQLLQCFAGEGGAGEPTVGDVDGRLRGILSPHIDFRRGGRAYSWAYRALAERSDADTFVILGVAHQACARRFVLTRKDFDTPLGLVETDRDYVDRIAEFAGPTYFDDELAHRMEHSVEFQAVFLKYVLGDRPFRIVPILVGSFYDLMIRRAEPIEDAEVRQFIEALKQAEREAPGKVVYIAGIDLCHVGPEFGDPDPVSAELLGTIRSFDEGMLGHATGCDAAGWFGHATKVQDRWRVCGLAATYTMLQAMGPAEGLVLNYQQAVDEGRTCCVSFASVSYQTTEAP; encoded by the coding sequence ATGCCTCCTCTCGACCGGCCCAAGCTCCGCCCGCTCTCCGGTAGGCGGCTCGACCATGACGGGCGGTCCTTCGTCGCGTTGGAGGACCCTCTGGGCCTCTTCGCCCAGCCGATGCTGGTCCCGTGGGACGCCTGGATCAGGGTTGTCCAACATTTCGACGGCACGCGCACGCTGGCCGCGATCCAGGCGCTCGCCCTTCGAGAGACCGGCCATTTCATCGACCTGGCCGACCTGGAATCCCTGACGGAGCAGCTCGACCAGGCCCTGGTGCTCGACGGCCCGACCTTCCAGGCGTTCCGCCGAGATTACGCCGAGAGCCGCGTGCGCCCGCCCGCTTTCGCGGGTCGTTCCTACGCCAGCACCCAGCGTTCGCTCCAGGCCCAGCTGCTCCAGTGCTTCGCCGGCGAAGGGGGGGCGGGCGAGCCGACAGTCGGCGACGTGGACGGGCGACTGCGCGGGATCCTCAGCCCTCATATCGACTTCCGACGAGGCGGTCGGGCTTATAGCTGGGCGTACAGGGCGCTGGCCGAACGATCCGATGCCGACACGTTCGTCATCCTGGGAGTGGCACATCAGGCGTGCGCTCGCAGATTCGTGCTGACGCGGAAGGATTTTGACACCCCGCTCGGGCTGGTCGAAACCGATCGCGACTATGTGGACCGGATCGCCGAGTTCGCCGGGCCGACTTACTTCGACGACGAGCTGGCGCATCGGATGGAGCACTCCGTCGAGTTCCAGGCGGTGTTCCTCAAGTATGTGCTGGGCGACCGGCCGTTCCGGATCGTGCCGATCCTGGTCGGGTCGTTCTACGACCTGATGATACGCCGAGCCGAGCCGATCGAGGACGCCGAAGTCCGCCAGTTCATCGAGGCCTTGAAGCAGGCCGAGCGCGAGGCCCCCGGCAAGGTGGTTTACATCGCCGGGATCGACCTCTGCCACGTCGGGCCGGAGTTCGGCGACCCCGATCCGGTCTCCGCCGAACTGCTGGGGACGATTCGCTCGTTCGACGAAGGGATGCTCGGCCACGCGACGGGGTGCGACGCGGCTGGCTGGTTCGGCCATGCGACGAAGGTCCAGGATCGCTGGCGTGTCTGCGGCCTGGCGGCGACGTATACAATGCTTCAGGCGATGGGCCCGGCCGAGGGACTCGTCCTGAACTACCAACAGGCCGTGGACGAAGGCCGCACCTGCTGCGTCTCCTTCGCCAGCGTCTCCTACCAGACGACCGAGGCGCCCTGA